Proteins found in one Armatimonadota bacterium genomic segment:
- a CDS encoding glycosyltransferase family A protein, whose amino-acid sequence MPDLTVVVPTYNQAELLRECLRSLVDQTLPTDRYEVIVVDDGSTDHTAAVLREFSPRVRAVRLPSNRGRSAARNAGIREAAAPLVVLIDSDIVVRPDFLDRHLDVHRRRGPGVVSRGPVVDVPDAATARRSRLRWVPPSPAFLTTANAAVEKAALLRAGLFDEDFPGYGWEDFELGLRLQRLGLRRVFCRQAVAFHLAPAARPVDVDALLAKEEDRARSAVHFYRKHPTFQTRILIQATRLHRLLYWLQTAGGLTTRENIRAVTSALRRHRLGGLADLALRGVLNRHYLYTLEGALKE is encoded by the coding sequence ATGCCTGACCTGACCGTCGTCGTCCCCACCTACAACCAGGCCGAGCTGCTGCGGGAGTGCCTGCGGTCGCTAGTAGACCAGACGCTGCCCACAGACCGCTACGAGGTCATCGTGGTGGACGACGGGTCCACCGACCACACGGCGGCCGTGCTGCGGGAGTTCAGCCCCCGGGTGCGCGCCGTGCGGCTGCCGTCCAACCGCGGCCGCAGCGCCGCCCGCAACGCCGGCATCCGGGAGGCGGCGGCGCCGCTGGTGGTCCTGATCGACAGCGACATCGTGGTCCGCCCCGATTTCCTCGACCGTCACCTGGACGTCCACCGCCGCCGCGGCCCGGGGGTCGTCTCCCGCGGGCCGGTGGTCGACGTGCCCGACGCGGCCACCGCCCGGCGCTCCCGGCTGCGGTGGGTCCCTCCCTCGCCGGCGTTTCTGACCACCGCCAACGCCGCCGTGGAGAAAGCGGCTCTGCTGCGGGCGGGCCTGTTTGACGAGGACTTCCCCGGCTACGGGTGGGAGGACTTTGAGCTGGGGCTCCGGCTGCAGCGGCTGGGGCTGCGGCGGGTGTTCTGCCGTCAGGCCGTCGCGTTCCACCTGGCGCCGGCCGCCCGACCCGTCGATGTGGATGCCCTCCTGGCGAAGGAAGAGGACCGAGCCCGCAGCGCGGTGCACTTCTACCGCAAGCACCCCACCTTTCAGACCCGCATCCTCATCCAGGCCACGCGGCTGCACCGCCTGCTGTACTGGCTCCAGACCGCAGGAGGCTTGACGACCCGCGAAAACATCCGGGCCGTGACGTCGGCCTTAAGACGGCACCGCCTGGGAGGTCTGGCGGACCTGGCGCTGCGCGGCGTGCTGAACCGCCACTACCTGTACACCCTGGAAGGAGCCCTCAAAGAGTGA
- a CDS encoding ABC transporter ATP-binding protein: MRRLARLIAPYWPHLGAGVLCVVLLTAAQLFVPRYAGLTIDAIVRTRSLAVLDEAALVMLGAFALRSLFLYGQLYFGLYLGHRVIADLRRMIFQKVQRWSLDRFTGWTSGDLIARSLQDTQVVQNALLVGLLDFIGTALTLVGIAAMLFILQWRLALYTLVVVPLLLGSARAFGQEIQRVSVRAQERVAGLASLLRQAFGGARVIRAFVQEEREVGRFVQENERTFRENLRVSQLTAVQVPVVSFFTALGLVGVLWLGGRMVTAGAITAGTLVSFLAYAGIAVEPAIALSRLYAGMRQGLGALDRVMEVLRVPEGVADAPKAKDLPPVRGDVRMQDVWFSYDGSHMVLRGVSLDVRAGERVAIVGSSGAGKSTLVNLIPRFYDPTRGVVEIDGRDLRTVTLRSLRRQVGLVPQETVLFVGTVRDNIAYARPDASEEEVVAAAKVANAHDFILALPRGYDTMVGEGGVELSGGQRQRLAIARAVLADPRIIILDEATSALDAESERLIQEALDRLMQGRTTFIIAHRLSTVRKADRIVVLEAGRIVEEGRHEDLLRRGGVYARLAGLQLVDVSPRSSPDA, translated from the coding sequence ATGAGACGCCTGGCGCGCCTTATCGCCCCCTACTGGCCCCACCTGGGCGCGGGCGTGCTGTGCGTGGTCCTGCTCACGGCGGCCCAGCTGTTCGTGCCGCGCTATGCGGGGCTGACCATCGACGCCATCGTCCGGACGCGCAGCCTGGCGGTGCTGGACGAGGCCGCCCTGGTCATGCTGGGGGCGTTCGCCCTGCGCAGCCTGTTCCTGTACGGCCAGCTGTACTTCGGCCTGTACCTGGGCCACCGGGTGATCGCCGACCTGCGGCGGATGATCTTCCAGAAGGTCCAGCGCTGGTCCCTGGACCGGTTCACGGGATGGACCAGCGGGGACCTCATTGCCCGCAGCCTGCAGGACACTCAGGTGGTGCAGAATGCCCTGCTGGTGGGTCTGCTGGACTTCATCGGCACGGCTCTCACGCTGGTGGGCATTGCGGCGATGCTGTTCATCCTTCAGTGGCGGCTGGCCCTGTACACGCTGGTGGTGGTCCCGCTGTTGCTGGGCAGCGCGCGCGCGTTCGGTCAGGAGATCCAGCGGGTCTCGGTGCGGGCCCAGGAGCGGGTCGCCGGGCTGGCGTCGCTGCTGCGCCAGGCGTTCGGCGGCGCGCGGGTCATCCGCGCCTTCGTCCAGGAGGAGCGGGAGGTCGGGCGGTTCGTCCAGGAGAACGAGCGCACCTTCCGCGAGAACCTGCGGGTCAGCCAGTTGACGGCCGTGCAGGTGCCGGTGGTCAGCTTCTTCACCGCTCTGGGCCTGGTGGGCGTCCTGTGGCTGGGCGGGCGGATGGTGACCGCCGGCGCCATCACGGCGGGGACGCTGGTGTCGTTCCTGGCCTATGCGGGGATCGCCGTGGAGCCGGCCATCGCCCTGTCCCGGCTGTACGCCGGGATGCGCCAGGGGCTGGGAGCGCTGGACCGGGTGATGGAGGTGCTGCGGGTACCCGAGGGTGTGGCCGACGCGCCAAAGGCCAAGGACCTGCCGCCGGTGCGGGGCGACGTGCGGATGCAGGACGTGTGGTTCAGCTACGACGGCTCCCACATGGTCCTGCGGGGCGTGTCGCTGGACGTGCGGGCCGGGGAGCGGGTGGCGATCGTGGGGTCCAGCGGCGCCGGCAAGTCCACCCTGGTCAACCTGATCCCCCGCTTCTATGACCCCACCCGGGGCGTGGTGGAGATCGACGGTCGGGACCTGCGGACGGTCACCTTGCGGTCGCTGCGCCGGCAGGTGGGGCTGGTCCCCCAGGAGACGGTGCTGTTCGTCGGCACCGTGCGCGACAACATCGCCTATGCCCGCCCCGACGCGTCCGAGGAGGAGGTGGTGGCGGCCGCCAAGGTGGCCAACGCCCACGATTTCATCCTGGCCCTGCCCCGGGGCTACGACACGATGGTCGGCGAAGGCGGGGTCGAGCTCTCGGGCGGGCAGCGCCAGCGCCTGGCCATCGCCCGCGCGGTGCTGGCCGACCCGCGCATCATCATCCTGGACGAGGCCACCTCGGCCCTGGATGCCGAGTCCGAGCGCCTGATCCAGGAAGCCCTGGACCGCCTGATGCAGGGCCGCACCACGTTCATCATCGCCCACCGGCTGTCCACGGTGCGCAAGGCCGACCGGATCGTCGTCCTGGAGGCCGGGCGCATCGTGGAGGAAGGCCGCCACGAAGACCTGCTGCGCCGGGGCGGAGTCTACGCCCGGCTGGCCGGCCTGCAGCTGGTGGACGTTTCCCCGCGCTCGTCCCCCGATGCCTGA
- a CDS encoding glycosyltransferase family 39 protein: MAVLAAGLNLPLTDGDTALYATVARDALARGEWVAYTFRDGRVFDKPPLTLWLLQVSIAAFGTAEWAVRLWHLALALATAGATYRLARLVLPVRESLLAAVVLLTSAQFFYQALVPQQDVPLTLFVALAVYGYLRWEADGRVVWAVVAGVAAGLAVLSKGLVGVVLPALVAGTRLVVDRPRPPARWPVALAVAAAACLAVAAPWFVAAGLRQGREFVETFFGGGTLGVGRFFRPALSAPGWVPAAAGLFAYAVFLPLGLLPWTGWLWPALREGLRARDRVLRVCFLWVVAVLVFLSVSPGDKVIRFLLPVFPPASVLLASVVSDPRRIRGASAVSLAAGGLLTAALVTLAAAPLPAEVTPFRPVAAALLLPLAGGLAVSSLLLRTRAGRSAVPALAAAALAGYSLLLVATARQWDRMSPWRPVARMVEVAAAEDTHVLVEGEPTPFAWFYIRRPVRFVSRDGLAAEWTSGRVVAVMPVDMVAALPGPPVVVGGAPGGLVVVKNY; encoded by the coding sequence GTGGCTGTCCTGGCGGCGGGCCTGAATCTCCCCCTCACAGACGGCGATACGGCGCTGTACGCCACGGTCGCCCGGGACGCGCTGGCCCGCGGAGAGTGGGTCGCCTACACCTTCCGGGACGGGCGCGTCTTCGACAAGCCGCCGCTGACCCTCTGGCTGCTGCAGGTTTCCATCGCCGCGTTCGGGACGGCGGAGTGGGCGGTGCGGTTGTGGCATCTGGCGCTGGCGCTGGCGACCGCCGGCGCGACCTACCGGCTGGCGCGCCTGGTCCTTCCGGTGCGGGAGTCGCTGCTGGCCGCGGTGGTCCTGCTGACCTCGGCGCAGTTCTTCTACCAGGCCCTGGTCCCCCAGCAGGACGTGCCGCTGACGCTGTTCGTGGCCCTGGCGGTGTACGGCTACCTGCGCTGGGAGGCGGACGGGCGCGTGGTCTGGGCCGTCGTGGCGGGGGTGGCGGCCGGGCTGGCCGTCCTGTCCAAGGGGCTGGTGGGGGTGGTGCTGCCGGCTCTGGTCGCGGGGACGCGGCTGGTCGTGGACCGTCCGCGGCCTCCCGCCCGGTGGCCGGTGGCGCTGGCCGTCGCGGCCGCCGCGTGCCTGGCGGTGGCCGCCCCGTGGTTTGTGGCGGCCGGACTGCGCCAGGGCCGGGAGTTTGTGGAGACGTTCTTCGGGGGCGGGACTCTGGGCGTGGGCCGCTTCTTCCGTCCGGCCCTGTCCGCGCCGGGGTGGGTGCCGGCTGCGGCCGGGCTGTTCGCCTACGCGGTCTTCCTGCCGCTGGGCCTGCTGCCCTGGACGGGGTGGCTGTGGCCGGCGCTGCGGGAGGGCCTCCGCGCGCGCGATCGCGTGCTGCGGGTGTGCTTTCTGTGGGTTGTGGCGGTGCTGGTCTTTCTGTCGGTGTCGCCGGGAGACAAGGTCATCCGGTTCCTGCTGCCGGTCTTTCCGCCGGCGTCCGTGCTGCTCGCCTCCGTCGTGTCCGACCCTCGCAGGATCCGGGGGGCGTCGGCGGTCTCGCTGGCGGCAGGGGGCCTGCTGACGGCGGCCCTGGTGACGCTGGCGGCGGCCCCGCTGCCGGCCGAAGTGACGCCGTTCCGGCCGGTGGCAGCCGCCCTGCTGCTGCCGCTGGCCGGGGGGCTGGCGGTGTCCTCGCTCCTCCTGCGGACGAGAGCCGGCCGCTCCGCAGTCCCCGCGCTGGCCGCGGCGGCGCTTGCCGGCTACAGCCTTCTCCTGGTGGCGACGGCCCGCCAGTGGGACCGGATGTCCCCGTGGAGGCCGGTGGCCAGGATGGTGGAAGTGGCGGCCGCCGAGGACACCCACGTCCTCGTCGAAGGCGAGCCGACACCGTTCGCCTGGTTCTACATCCGGCGGCCGGTGCGCTTTGTCTCCCGCGACGGGCTGGCGGCCGAGTGGACGAGCGGGCGGGTCGTGGCCGTCATGCCCGTGGACATGGTGGCCGCCCTGCCCGGTCCTCCGGTGGTGGTGGGCGGCGCCCCGGGCGGGCTGGTGGTGGTCAAGAACTACTAG
- a CDS encoding response regulator transcription factor → MGIRLLIVDSQPLIRSGVAELLRRAPDISVIGQAASAREAVRLACAERPDVVVIEPFTPDDDGVEAIRTIHARCPGANVLVLTQREDPEEAVRALEAGAVGYVLKDIEPEHLLSAVRRVASGQAMLNPRIARHLVARLGSGNGAGPPSPRAIGLTEREVEILRLVASGLSDREIGKRLFLSEATVKTHLKATYRKLRVRNRAQAAALAALAGLLSPPSVPPASSAEADEGRRR, encoded by the coding sequence ATGGGGATCCGGCTTCTCATCGTGGACAGCCAGCCCCTCATCCGCTCAGGGGTGGCTGAACTGCTGCGCCGGGCGCCGGACATTTCCGTGATCGGGCAGGCCGCCTCCGCGCGCGAAGCCGTCAGGCTTGCCTGCGCGGAGCGGCCGGATGTGGTGGTCATCGAACCGTTTACTCCCGACGACGACGGCGTGGAGGCCATCCGGACGATTCACGCCAGGTGTCCGGGCGCGAACGTGCTCGTCCTTACCCAGCGGGAGGACCCCGAGGAGGCGGTGCGGGCGCTGGAGGCGGGAGCGGTGGGGTATGTGCTCAAGGACATTGAGCCCGAGCACCTGCTCAGCGCCGTCCGCCGGGTGGCCAGCGGCCAGGCGATGCTCAATCCCCGGATCGCCCGCCACCTGGTGGCGCGGCTGGGATCGGGCAACGGAGCCGGTCCGCCGTCCCCGCGGGCGATTGGGCTGACGGAGCGAGAAGTGGAAATTCTGCGTTTGGTGGCCTCCGGACTCAGCGACCGGGAAATAGGCAAGAGGCTGTTCCTGTCCGAGGCCACCGTCAAGACGCACTTGAAGGCGACCTACCGCAAGCTGCGCGTCCGCAACCGCGCCCAGGCGGCCGCCCTGGCGGCTCTGGCGGGTCTCCTGTCCCCGCCTTCCGTGCCCCCGGCCTCGTCGGCGGAGGCCGACGAGGGGCGCCGTCGCTGA
- a CDS encoding lipid-A-disaccharide synthase-related protein — protein MNQETWWTRLTRLLILGTALVFSSGYAAAGLFLLLVFGVAESLATRRIPWERSPLDLPLAAFVAAFLLAGVASPYRGTATGSAVLSALVLWAGFAPFYRNLRGRPSLGVALVRAWVAGGLGAAVWTLASTPLTGRAELPALSVNPLGTTLMIACVLSLGLAMTSAGAVRLLAAATGATSVLALALTYSRGSWVGAAAGVVALLVMVRGRWVAPALVSLAAAAAVWVVLFPSAGPGIVQRAATIFNPAANEDRLALARAALAIFRDHPLVGTGMNTFWMVHPDYVVVDAIPRAFAHNIILNAAAEGGLVGLAALVAVIAGALAAGYRWRRAAATREERILAAAVLAAFVGLLVREQFDGTIMTVNVAAGFWMLVAVQAAFSQHRQPAPVSGDPAPLAGRPSVLVVSNGHGEDAVGMVLAQALRPAADVAAFPLVGLGTAYRDIPLLDPRRALPSGGFGFRNHLPGLLADLRAGVLRLWWQQRRTLRACRGRFDAVVAIGDFYCLWMAAHAGRPVVYIATAKSEHGEPHQWLELRLMRRLPAVVFARDALTASALAARGVPARHVGNPLMDTIGPDGTDPRLDPRLPTVLLLPGSRQEAYGNLELLLALAGRVGRTERVNLVCALAPSLDLDRVHATAVRAGWQADGDVLRSSEAAVRLTGAFGAAVRVADVVVGLAGTANEQAAGLGKPVVAFPGPGPQFTRPFLRLQQRILGDAVVAVGSWDEAAEAVLRLLGNPAERARRGEAGRQRMGPPGAVSQIAAEVLALLPRPAASSPSSS, from the coding sequence GTGAACCAGGAGACCTGGTGGACGCGCCTCACACGCCTGCTGATCCTGGGCACCGCCCTGGTCTTCAGCTCCGGCTACGCGGCCGCGGGCCTGTTCCTCCTGCTGGTGTTCGGCGTTGCGGAAAGCCTGGCGACGCGGCGGATCCCCTGGGAGCGGAGCCCGCTGGACCTGCCCCTGGCGGCATTTGTCGCCGCGTTTCTGCTGGCGGGGGTGGCGTCCCCCTACCGCGGCACCGCCACGGGGTCCGCCGTGCTGTCGGCCCTGGTGCTGTGGGCGGGATTTGCCCCCTTCTACCGGAACCTGCGCGGTAGGCCCTCGCTGGGGGTGGCGCTGGTCCGGGCGTGGGTCGCCGGCGGCCTGGGGGCGGCGGTGTGGACCCTTGCCAGTACCCCGCTGACCGGCCGGGCCGAGCTGCCGGCCCTGTCGGTAAACCCGCTGGGGACGACGCTGATGATCGCGTGCGTCCTCAGCCTGGGCCTGGCGATGACGTCTGCGGGGGCGGTCCGCCTGCTGGCCGCCGCGACCGGAGCGACCTCTGTCCTCGCCCTCGCCCTCACGTACTCCCGGGGGTCCTGGGTGGGCGCCGCGGCGGGAGTGGTCGCACTGCTCGTGATGGTGCGGGGACGGTGGGTGGCACCGGCACTGGTGTCGCTGGCAGCCGCCGCCGCCGTCTGGGTGGTGCTGTTCCCCTCGGCTGGACCGGGGATTGTGCAGCGGGCAGCCACCATCTTCAATCCGGCCGCCAACGAGGACCGCCTCGCCCTGGCCCGGGCGGCCCTCGCCATCTTTCGTGACCACCCGCTGGTGGGGACGGGGATGAACACTTTCTGGATGGTGCACCCGGACTACGTCGTGGTCGATGCAATACCCCGCGCGTTCGCCCACAATATCATCCTCAACGCGGCGGCCGAAGGGGGACTGGTGGGGCTGGCGGCGTTGGTCGCCGTGATCGCTGGCGCCCTGGCAGCCGGCTACCGGTGGCGCCGCGCGGCGGCCACGCGGGAGGAGCGGATCCTCGCCGCCGCGGTGCTGGCGGCGTTTGTGGGCCTGCTGGTGAGGGAGCAGTTCGACGGGACAATCATGACCGTCAACGTGGCGGCAGGGTTCTGGATGCTGGTCGCCGTGCAGGCGGCATTCTCACAACATCGCCAGCCTGCCCCGGTCTCCGGGGATCCGGCCCCGCTGGCGGGCCGGCCGTCGGTCCTGGTGGTCAGCAACGGCCACGGGGAGGACGCCGTGGGGATGGTCCTGGCGCAGGCCTTGCGCCCGGCGGCAGATGTGGCGGCCTTTCCCCTGGTCGGCCTGGGCACGGCCTACCGCGACATCCCGCTCCTGGACCCCCGGCGCGCGCTGCCCTCGGGGGGGTTCGGATTCCGCAACCACCTGCCGGGCCTGCTGGCCGACCTGCGCGCCGGCGTCCTGCGCCTGTGGTGGCAGCAGCGGCGCACCCTGCGGGCGTGCCGCGGCCGGTTCGACGCGGTGGTGGCGATTGGGGACTTCTACTGCCTGTGGATGGCCGCCCACGCCGGCCGGCCGGTGGTCTACATCGCCACGGCCAAATCCGAGCACGGCGAGCCTCACCAGTGGCTGGAGCTGCGGCTGATGCGCCGGCTGCCCGCGGTCGTGTTCGCCCGGGATGCCCTCACCGCTTCGGCCCTGGCGGCCCGGGGCGTCCCGGCGCGCCATGTGGGCAACCCCCTGATGGACACCATCGGCCCCGACGGCACGGACCCCCGCCTGGACCCGCGCCTGCCGACGGTACTCCTGCTGCCGGGAAGCCGCCAGGAGGCCTACGGCAACCTGGAGCTGCTGCTGGCCCTGGCGGGCCGGGTGGGCCGGACGGAGCGGGTCAACCTCGTGTGCGCGCTGGCGCCGTCTCTGGACCTGGACCGCGTGCACGCGACAGCCGTGCGGGCCGGGTGGCAGGCGGACGGAGACGTGCTGCGCTCTTCGGAGGCGGCCGTGCGCCTGACGGGCGCCTTCGGCGCGGCCGTGCGCGTCGCTGATGTGGTGGTCGGGCTGGCCGGAACCGCCAACGAGCAGGCGGCGGGACTGGGCAAACCCGTGGTGGCGTTCCCGGGTCCCGGCCCCCAGTTCACGCGCCCGTTCCTGCGGCTGCAGCAGCGCATCCTGGGAGATGCGGTGGTGGCGGTGGGCTCCTGGGACGAAGCCGCGGAGGCCGTCCTGCGCCTGCTGGGAAATCCCGCCGAGCGGGCCCGCAGAGGCGAGGCAGGACGGCAGCGGATGGGGCCCCCCGGAGCCGTCAGTCAGATCGCGGCGGAGGTGCTGGCCCTGCTGCCCCGGCCCGCGGCGTCGTCCCCTAGTAGTTCTTGA